The Litchfieldia alkalitelluris genome has a window encoding:
- a CDS encoding helix-turn-helix domain-containing protein: MEAEKWGRRIRAFRKLKGYTQEGFAKDLGVSVSILGEVERGNRVPSESFIKEVSDILNIPITELTPKNND; encoded by the coding sequence ATGGAAGCGGAAAAGTGGGGAAGACGGATTAGGGCGTTTCGAAAGCTAAAAGGTTATACTCAAGAAGGCTTTGCGAAGGACCTAGGTGTTTCCGTGTCTATTTTGGGTGAAGTTGAGCGAGGCAACCGTGTCCCAAGTGAAAGTTTTATCAAAGAGGTTTCGGACATTTTAAATATCCCAATAACTGAGTTAACACCAAAAAATAATGATTAA
- a CDS encoding peptidyl-prolyl cis-trans isomerase, which yields MNTKTLWGIIVTLALMNCFTIAFFVNENTRTKEVSSNVMIDSTAEESVASIGNTVITRQQWITELEERYGKETLEDLIDETVIKLMAEKYNIKISSEVIDREVTMIKTMYNPLDHEKINDEQWREQIEMSLLLEELVTKDAVISEEEMQQFYDKNKELYDIPTTYHLSHIVVNTLDEANQVIQELNNGSSFTALAMEKSIDEFSANQGGELGFVSLESGYIPSSYIETASELKPNEWSQPLKVTDGYAVIVVHETINGVSYTFEQVKDQIKRQIAIDQVQGSLSIQPFWEEADVSWFYGKN from the coding sequence GTGAATACAAAAACATTGTGGGGAATCATTGTTACATTGGCTTTAATGAATTGTTTTACTATTGCTTTCTTTGTTAATGAAAACACCAGAACTAAAGAGGTATCTAGCAATGTAATGATCGATAGTACTGCAGAGGAATCTGTTGCTAGTATAGGTAACACTGTTATCACAAGGCAACAATGGATTACAGAACTGGAAGAACGCTATGGAAAAGAAACACTAGAGGACTTAATTGATGAGACGGTTATAAAACTGATGGCAGAAAAGTATAATATTAAGATCTCATCTGAAGTAATTGACCGAGAAGTAACGATGATAAAAACAATGTATAACCCACTTGATCATGAAAAGATTAATGATGAGCAATGGAGAGAGCAGATTGAGATGAGTTTACTCCTAGAGGAATTGGTAACAAAAGACGCAGTCATTTCTGAAGAAGAGATGCAGCAATTTTATGATAAAAATAAAGAACTCTATGATATTCCAACTACATACCATTTATCTCATATTGTCGTAAATACTCTCGATGAAGCAAATCAGGTGATCCAAGAATTAAATAATGGCTCTAGCTTTACTGCGCTAGCCATGGAAAAGTCAATTGATGAGTTCTCGGCAAATCAAGGCGGAGAACTTGGTTTTGTATCACTAGAAAGTGGATATATTCCTTCATCGTATATTGAAACAGCTAGTGAATTGAAACCAAACGAATGGAGTCAGCCACTAAAAGTGACAGATGGATATGCTGTAATTGTGGTTCACGAAACGATTAATGGAGTATCTTATACATTTGAACAAGTAAAGGATCAAATAAAGAGACAAATTGCCATTGATCAAGTCCAAGGTTCCTTATCTATCCAGCCATTTTGGGAAGAAGCTGATGTATCGTGGTTTTACGGAAAAAATTAA
- the pabA gene encoding aminodeoxychorismate/anthranilate synthase component II → MILMIDNYDSFTFNLVQYLGELGQELVVKRNDEISVKEIEELNPEFLMISPGPCSPNEAGISLEAIEYFAGKIPIFGVCLGHQSIGQVFGGDVVRADRLMHGKTSQIHHNNESIFEGLENPLTATRYHSLIVKKETLPECLEVTAWTDEQEIMALRHKTLPIEGVQFHPESIMTSFGKEMLQNFITKYKRIEQN, encoded by the coding sequence ATGATTTTAATGATTGATAACTATGATTCTTTTACATTTAATTTAGTACAATATTTAGGTGAGCTTGGACAAGAATTGGTAGTTAAGAGAAATGATGAAATATCAGTTAAAGAAATAGAAGAGTTAAATCCAGAGTTTTTGATGATTTCTCCTGGTCCTTGTAGTCCAAATGAAGCGGGTATAAGTTTAGAGGCGATTGAATACTTTGCTGGAAAAATTCCGATTTTTGGTGTTTGTTTAGGCCATCAATCCATCGGGCAAGTATTTGGTGGTGATGTAGTCCGTGCAGATCGATTAATGCATGGTAAAACATCACAAATCCATCATAATAATGAATCAATCTTTGAAGGATTAGAAAATCCGCTAACTGCGACTAGATACCATTCATTAATTGTTAAAAAAGAGACTCTACCGGAGTGCTTAGAAGTGACAGCATGGACGGATGAACAGGAAATTATGGCTCTTAGACATAAAACACTGCCAATTGAAGGTGTTCAGTTCCATCCGGAATCCATTATGACTTCCTTCGGTAAGGAAATGCTTCAAAATTTTATTACGAAATATAAAAGGATTGAGCAGAATTAA
- the folB gene encoding dihydroneopterin aldolase: MIDKIIVNQMEFYGYHGVLPEETVLGQRFFVDLIVETDLSAAGKTDDLTYTINYAELYERCKDIVEGEPYKLIEAVAEKIAAVILDSFPAVVTCHVKLIKPNPPIHGHYHSVAVEIKRGR, translated from the coding sequence ATGATTGATAAAATAATTGTAAATCAAATGGAGTTTTATGGATATCATGGCGTGTTGCCAGAAGAAACGGTCTTAGGTCAACGTTTTTTTGTTGATTTAATTGTTGAAACGGATCTATCGGCAGCCGGTAAGACGGATGATTTAACATATACAATTAATTATGCAGAACTATATGAACGCTGTAAGGATATAGTTGAAGGCGAGCCTTATAAACTAATAGAAGCTGTTGCTGAAAAAATCGCTGCAGTGATTTTAGATTCTTTTCCGGCTGTAGTTACTTGTCATGTAAAACTCATAAAACCAAACCCTCCGATACATGGTCACTATCATTCAGTGGCGGTGGAAATAAAGAGGGGAAGATAA
- the folK gene encoding 2-amino-4-hydroxy-6-hydroxymethyldihydropteridine diphosphokinase: MNTAYLSIGSNMGNRYNFIKEAVEQLDCHLKIEVTATSSIYETDPIGFTDQEPFLNMVIKVNTPLSPHELLLETQKIENNLGRKRGIRWGPRTLDLDILLFNNENIETEKLIIPHPRMHERSFVLVPLMEIDQHIKLPTTKMLISLILEGLPDREGVRIWKRKSGEDGLGRFES, encoded by the coding sequence GTGAATACGGCATATCTATCTATAGGGTCGAACATGGGTAACCGTTATAACTTTATAAAGGAAGCGGTTGAACAGCTTGATTGTCATTTAAAAATTGAAGTGACAGCAACCTCATCAATTTATGAAACTGATCCAATTGGGTTTACTGATCAAGAACCATTTTTAAACATGGTAATAAAAGTTAATACCCCGTTAAGTCCACATGAATTACTACTTGAGACACAAAAGATAGAGAATAATCTTGGTAGAAAAAGGGGGATTAGATGGGGCCCTAGAACATTAGACCTTGACATTTTGTTATTTAATAACGAAAATATTGAAACAGAGAAATTAATTATTCCCCATCCACGGATGCATGAGCGTTCTTTTGTTCTTGTGCCGTTAATGGAGATTGACCAACATATAAAATTACCAACTACAAAGATGCTAATATCTTTAATTTTAGAAGGTTTACCGGACAGAGAAGGAGTACGTATATGGAAGCGGAAAAGTGGGGAAGACGGATTAGGGCGTTTCGAAAGCTAA
- the folP gene encoding dihydropteroate synthase produces MINLKYPQLECGPFQLTYAEKTFIMGILNMTPDSFSDGGKFNHLDLALEHAREMVAEGADLIDIGGESTRPGSEKVSQEDELKRVVPVIKTITSSINVPISIDTYKAEVARQAIEAGAHIINDVWGAKADPKMAQVAADYNVPIILMHNRSNKNYKHLINDMIDDLNESINIVKSAGVKDDKIILDPGIGFAKDFQDNLEVLRNLEQFNHLGYPVLLGTSRKTFIGHVLDLPPAQRDEGTGATTALGIQKGCSFVRVHNVRLNKRIAQMMDVLEGKGGEND; encoded by the coding sequence ATGATCAACCTTAAATATCCTCAACTTGAATGTGGTCCGTTTCAACTTACATATGCTGAGAAAACCTTTATTATGGGAATCTTAAATATGACGCCTGATTCCTTCTCTGATGGTGGCAAATTCAATCATCTTGATCTAGCATTAGAGCACGCAAGAGAGATGGTTGCAGAGGGTGCCGATTTGATAGACATTGGAGGAGAATCAACTCGTCCAGGGTCTGAAAAAGTAAGCCAGGAAGATGAACTTAAACGTGTGGTTCCTGTCATTAAGACGATTACCTCTTCTATTAACGTCCCGATATCAATTGATACATATAAAGCAGAAGTAGCCAGACAGGCAATCGAAGCTGGTGCCCATATTATTAATGATGTATGGGGAGCAAAAGCAGATCCTAAAATGGCTCAAGTAGCAGCTGATTATAATGTACCAATTATCCTTATGCATAACCGGTCAAATAAAAACTATAAGCATTTGATTAATGATATGATAGATGACTTGAATGAAAGCATTAATATTGTCAAAAGTGCAGGGGTGAAAGATGATAAGATCATTCTTGATCCTGGTATTGGCTTTGCGAAAGATTTTCAGGACAACTTAGAGGTTCTGAGAAATTTAGAGCAGTTTAACCATCTGGGATACCCCGTTCTATTAGGTACCTCAAGAAAAACCTTTATTGGCCATGTCCTTGACTTGCCTCCAGCGCAAAGAGATGAGGGGACTGGCGCAACGACTGCCCTTGGAATACAAAAGGGGTGTTCATTTGTAAGAGTTCATAATGTCAGATTAAATAAACGGATTGCACAAATGATGGATGTGCTTGAAGGTAAAGGTGGAGAAAATGATTGA
- the hslO gene encoding Hsp33 family molecular chaperone HslO encodes MSDYLIKALAFGGQVRAYALRTTDTVSEAQVRHQTWPTASAALGRAMTAGVMLGAALKGEEKTTIKIEGRGPIGVILVDSNAKGEVRGYVTNPQTHFDLNQFGKLDVRRAVGTEGTLTVVKDLGMRDQFSGQVPIVSGELGEDFTYYLVSSEQVPSSVGVGVLVNPDYSILAAGGFLVQLLPGTDEETITEIETRLNNISPISTLIQNGLSPEDILYEILGEENVKILDRMDVSFNCPCSRERLENAIISLGEQEIQEMIDEDGKADAECHFCNETYHFTKDDLTQLKDQAKH; translated from the coding sequence ATGTCAGATTATTTAATTAAAGCACTTGCATTTGGAGGTCAGGTTAGAGCCTATGCATTGCGTACAACTGACACTGTTTCAGAGGCTCAAGTTAGACATCAGACATGGCCAACTGCATCAGCTGCACTAGGTAGAGCTATGACTGCTGGAGTGATGCTCGGTGCTGCTCTTAAAGGAGAAGAAAAAACAACCATAAAAATTGAAGGCAGAGGCCCAATCGGTGTTATTTTAGTTGATAGTAATGCTAAGGGGGAGGTTCGAGGATATGTAACAAATCCGCAAACCCATTTCGACTTAAATCAATTTGGTAAGCTTGATGTAAGAAGAGCTGTTGGCACCGAGGGTACCTTAACAGTTGTTAAAGACCTAGGAATGAGAGACCAATTCTCTGGACAAGTCCCAATTGTCTCAGGAGAACTGGGTGAAGACTTCACGTATTATCTCGTTTCTTCAGAACAAGTTCCCTCATCAGTTGGAGTGGGAGTATTAGTTAATCCAGACTATTCGATCCTAGCTGCTGGTGGTTTTCTTGTGCAATTACTTCCGGGAACGGATGAAGAAACAATTACTGAAATTGAAACAAGATTAAATAATATTTCACCTATTTCAACACTTATACAAAATGGATTATCACCTGAGGATATATTGTACGAGATTTTAGGTGAAGAAAATGTAAAGATTTTAGACCGTATGGATGTTTCTTTTAATTGTCCTTGCTCACGTGAACGACTCGAAAACGCTATTATCAGTTTAGGGGAACAAGAAATCCAAGAGATGATTGATGAAGATGGTAAAGCTGATGCAGAATGTCACTTTTGTAATGAAACGTATCATTTTACAAAAGATGACTTAACTCAATTAAAGGATCAAGCAAAGCATTAG
- the dusB gene encoding tRNA dihydrouridine synthase DusB produces MLKIGDIQMKNQVVLAPMAGVCNSAFRLTVKEFGAGLVCAEMVSDKAILYNNAKTMGMLYIDEQEKPLSLQIFGGEKETLVEAAKFVDKNTTADIIDINMGCPVPKITKCDAGAKWLLDPNKIYEMVSAVVDAVDKPVTVKMRMGWDEEHIFAIQNAQAVERAGGKAVALHGRTRVQMYEGHANWDIIKEVKQAVKIPVIGNGDVQTPQDAKRMLDETGVDGVMIGRAALGNPWMIYQTVKFLETGELMPEPGVKEKIDVCILHLDRLIDLKSEHIAVREMRKHAAWYLKGIRGNAIVRNKVNECNTRQDLVTLLTDFVEEIEQKQQSNSQVV; encoded by the coding sequence ATGTTAAAAATCGGCGATATTCAAATGAAGAACCAAGTTGTATTAGCGCCAATGGCAGGTGTATGTAACTCAGCATTCCGCCTAACAGTAAAAGAATTCGGTGCAGGTCTAGTGTGTGCTGAAATGGTAAGTGACAAAGCGATTCTTTATAATAACGCAAAAACAATGGGAATGCTTTATATAGATGAACAAGAAAAACCACTAAGCCTTCAGATTTTTGGTGGCGAAAAAGAAACGCTTGTAGAAGCTGCAAAGTTTGTAGATAAAAACACAACAGCTGATATCATCGATATTAACATGGGTTGCCCAGTACCGAAAATCACAAAGTGTGATGCCGGTGCGAAGTGGTTACTTGATCCAAATAAAATTTATGAAATGGTTTCTGCTGTCGTAGATGCAGTAGATAAACCAGTAACTGTAAAAATGAGAATGGGCTGGGATGAGGAGCATATTTTTGCTATTCAAAACGCACAAGCAGTAGAGCGAGCGGGTGGAAAAGCTGTTGCGCTTCATGGTCGAACGCGTGTTCAGATGTATGAAGGACATGCAAATTGGGATATCATTAAAGAAGTAAAGCAAGCTGTAAAAATTCCTGTTATCGGTAACGGGGATGTTCAAACGCCACAAGATGCAAAGCGTATGCTTGATGAAACAGGTGTAGATGGCGTGATGATAGGTCGTGCAGCTTTAGGAAACCCATGGATGATATATCAAACAGTAAAATTTCTTGAAACTGGGGAATTAATGCCTGAACCTGGTGTGAAAGAAAAAATCGATGTTTGTATCTTACATTTAGATCGTTTAATTGATTTGAAAAGTGAGCATATCGCAGTAAGAGAAATGAGAAAGCATGCTGCTTGGTACCTTAAAGGAATCAGAGGTAATGCAATAGTACGTAATAAAGTAAATGAATGTAACACAAGGCAAGATTTAGTTACATTATTAACGGACTTTGTAGAAGAAATTGAACAAAAGCAACAAAGTAATAGTCAGGTAGTATAA
- the cysK gene encoding cysteine synthase A: MVRVANSIHELVGQTPIVKLNRLVDADSADVYLKLEFMNPGSSVKDRIALAMIEAAEKEGKLKEGDTLVEPTSGNTGIGLAMVAAAKGIKAILVMPETMSMERRNLLRAYGAELVLTPGPEGMGGAIRKAEELAKEHGYFMPQQFKNEANPEIHRNTTGKEIVEQMSDGLDAFISGIGTGGTITGAGQVIKENFPGVKIVAVEPADSPVLSGGKPGPHKIQGIGAGFVPDILDTKVYDEIITVKNEEAFEYARRAAREEGLLGGISSGAAICAALKVAKELGKGKKVLAIIPSNGERYLSTPLYQFEQE; encoded by the coding sequence ATGGTACGTGTAGCAAATTCAATTCATGAGTTAGTAGGACAGACACCAATCGTTAAGCTTAATAGACTTGTTGATGCTGATAGCGCAGATGTTTATTTGAAATTAGAGTTTATGAATCCTGGAAGTAGTGTAAAAGACCGTATTGCGCTTGCAATGATTGAAGCTGCAGAAAAAGAAGGTAAACTAAAAGAGGGAGATACTCTTGTAGAGCCAACTAGCGGAAACACTGGTATTGGTCTAGCGATGGTTGCGGCAGCCAAAGGAATCAAGGCAATCTTAGTTATGCCTGAAACGATGAGTATGGAAAGACGCAACCTGTTACGTGCTTATGGTGCTGAGCTAGTATTAACACCTGGACCAGAAGGTATGGGTGGTGCAATTCGCAAGGCTGAAGAGCTTGCGAAGGAACATGGCTATTTTATGCCACAACAGTTCAAAAACGAAGCGAACCCTGAAATTCATCGTAATACAACTGGTAAAGAAATTGTTGAGCAAATGAGCGATGGTCTTGATGCATTTATTTCTGGGATCGGAACGGGCGGAACAATTACAGGTGCAGGGCAAGTGATTAAAGAAAATTTCCCTGGCGTGAAAATTGTTGCAGTTGAGCCAGCTGATTCTCCAGTCTTATCTGGTGGTAAGCCAGGTCCACATAAAATTCAAGGGATTGGTGCAGGTTTTGTACCAGATATTCTTGATACAAAAGTATATGATGAAATTATTACTGTGAAAAATGAAGAAGCATTTGAATATGCTCGTCGTGCTGCTAGAGAAGAAGGTCTTCTAGGTGGTATATCTTCAGGAGCAGCAATCTGCGCTGCGTTAAAAGTAGCAAAAGAACTTGGTAAAGGGAAGAAGGTATTAGCAATCATTCCAAGTAATGGTGAGCGCTATTTAAGTACTCCGCTTTATCAATTTGAACAAGAATAA
- the pabC gene encoding aminodeoxychorismate lyase, with protein sequence MFIYINGEIVRQEDAKISPFDHGYIYGLGVFETLRVYGNHPFLLDDHLSRLTSGLKELNIHFELTKESILDILHRTLSSNGLQDAYVRINVSAGHGEIGLQTEEYHNPTIIVFVKPLPSFQAQKQAIILDTTRNTPEGSFRLKSHHFLNNIYAKRELGNDPNKEGIFLTRDGKVAEGITSNLFWFKDECFFTPALSTGILSGITRAYLIDVIRLLGYPLYEGEFTVDELQGCDEIFITNSVQEIVPISCLNDHEFPGTRGVFTSKLMNIYKSHSHKLFSRKELKEGMI encoded by the coding sequence ATGTTCATCTATATAAATGGCGAAATCGTAAGACAAGAAGATGCAAAAATTTCCCCCTTTGACCATGGGTACATCTATGGTCTAGGGGTTTTTGAAACGCTGAGAGTATACGGTAATCATCCTTTTTTATTGGATGATCACCTTAGTCGATTAACATCAGGTTTGAAGGAATTAAACATTCATTTTGAACTAACGAAAGAATCGATACTTGATATTTTACATAGAACGTTAAGTTCTAATGGTTTACAAGATGCCTATGTCCGAATTAACGTTTCTGCCGGACATGGGGAAATTGGTTTACAAACAGAGGAATACCATAATCCGACCATTATCGTTTTTGTTAAACCACTTCCTTCATTTCAAGCACAAAAACAGGCGATCATCCTCGATACTACCCGTAACACTCCAGAGGGATCATTTCGGTTGAAATCACATCATTTCTTAAATAATATCTATGCTAAAAGAGAACTTGGTAACGACCCGAACAAGGAAGGGATATTTTTAACAAGAGATGGAAAAGTTGCTGAAGGTATCACTTCAAATCTCTTTTGGTTTAAAGATGAGTGTTTTTTTACTCCGGCTTTAAGCACAGGAATATTAAGTGGAATTACAAGAGCATACTTAATAGATGTGATAAGACTCTTAGGTTATCCTCTTTATGAGGGGGAGTTTACAGTAGATGAATTGCAGGGGTGTGATGAAATCTTTATCACCAATTCAGTTCAAGAAATCGTTCCCATTTCTTGTTTGAATGATCATGAATTTCCTGGAACTAGAGGTGTTTTCACTTCAAAGCTTATGAACATCTACAAAAGTCATAGTCATAAACTCTTCAGCAGAAAAGAATTAAAAGAAGGAATGATTTAA
- the lysS gene encoding lysine--tRNA ligase — protein MSHEELNDQFLVRREKLNAYREKGLDPFGKRFDRTHTSQELVNLYDELSKEELDEKTITVTIAGRIKTKRGKGKAGFTHIQDLTGQIQLYIRQDAVGEEQYDVFNTADLGDIVGVTGNVFKTKVGELSIKVESFELLSKSLRPLPEKFHGLKDVEQRYRQRYLDLIMNPESKDTFIMRSRIIRSMRRYLDDHGYLEVETPMMHSIPGGASARPFITHHNALDIPLFMRIAIELHLKRLIVGGLEKVYEIGRVFRNEGVSTRHNPEFTMIELYEAYADYKDIMSLTENLIAHIAEEVLGTTTVQYGEYEVDLKPEWTRLHMVDAIKEYTGVDFWKRMSIEEARELAKENGVEINNNMQYGHIVNEFFEQKVEEKLIQPTFIFGHPVEISPLAKKNPEDERFTDRFELFIVAREHANAFTELNDPIDQRQRFEAQLQEREQGNDEAHMMDEDFIEALEYGMPPTGGLGIGIDRLVMLLTNSPSIRDVLLFPQMRNR, from the coding sequence ATGAGTCATGAAGAATTAAATGACCAGTTTTTAGTTAGACGGGAAAAGTTAAACGCATATCGTGAAAAAGGGTTAGATCCGTTCGGAAAACGTTTTGATCGTACTCATACTTCTCAGGAGTTAGTCAATCTATATGACGAACTTTCAAAGGAAGAGTTAGACGAAAAAACAATTACTGTAACGATCGCTGGTCGTATTAAAACAAAGCGAGGAAAAGGGAAAGCTGGTTTCACTCATATCCAAGACCTGACTGGGCAAATTCAATTGTATATTCGCCAAGATGCAGTAGGTGAAGAGCAGTATGATGTATTTAATACTGCAGATTTAGGTGACATTGTCGGTGTAACTGGAAATGTCTTTAAAACAAAAGTTGGAGAACTATCTATTAAAGTAGAGTCATTTGAGTTACTATCAAAATCATTACGCCCTCTTCCAGAGAAGTTCCATGGACTAAAAGATGTGGAGCAACGTTATCGTCAACGTTATCTTGATTTAATTATGAATCCGGAAAGCAAAGATACTTTTATCATGCGAAGTAGAATCATTCGTTCAATGCGCAGATACTTAGATGATCATGGATATTTAGAAGTTGAAACACCGATGATGCATTCTATTCCTGGGGGAGCTTCCGCTCGTCCATTCATCACACATCATAATGCTTTAGACATACCTCTATTTATGAGAATTGCAATTGAGCTACATTTAAAGCGCCTAATTGTAGGGGGGCTAGAAAAAGTTTATGAAATTGGACGAGTGTTCCGAAATGAGGGTGTTTCAACAAGACATAACCCTGAATTTACAATGATTGAGCTTTATGAAGCTTATGCAGATTATAAGGATATCATGAGCTTAACTGAGAACCTCATTGCACATATTGCTGAAGAAGTTCTTGGTACGACAACTGTTCAATACGGTGAATATGAAGTCGATCTAAAGCCAGAATGGACAAGACTGCATATGGTTGATGCAATCAAAGAATATACAGGGGTAGATTTTTGGAAGCGAATGAGTATCGAAGAAGCAAGAGAGCTTGCTAAAGAAAATGGCGTAGAAATTAATAATAATATGCAATATGGACATATTGTAAATGAATTCTTTGAACAAAAGGTTGAGGAAAAACTAATTCAGCCAACCTTTATTTTTGGACATCCTGTAGAGATTTCACCGCTAGCTAAGAAAAATCCAGAAGATGAGCGCTTTACAGATCGCTTTGAATTGTTCATTGTTGCGAGAGAGCATGCAAACGCATTTACTGAATTGAATGATCCTATTGATCAGCGTCAGAGATTTGAAGCTCAATTGCAAGAAAGAGAACAAGGAAATGATGAAGCACATATGATGGACGAAGATTTCATTGAAGCATTAGAATATGGGATGCCTCCTACTGGTGGACTTGGAATTGGTATTGATCGTTTAGTGATGTTGCTTACTAATTCTCCATCTATTAGGGATGTATTGTTATTTCCACAAATGCGTAATAGATAA
- the trpE gene encoding anthranilate synthase component I: MQHLRIPLAKKLPYKQNDWFKQYKNLSKLEPYHILLESGRGGRYSIIGLKPFALLKGKNHELLITDFQTGNQMLRNGDPLELMKEWMSQYKTVQNPNFPDFQGGAIGFVSYDYARYIEKLPTEAKDDLETPDLYFMVFDDVFVFDHHEEVLWLITHYKQDELKSAEDKLDFLEKLWTTLDDQEWQYSYQNPSQGLSYQVSLTESEFKDAVTKIQNYISAGDIFQVNLSVRQSQPLHSHPFYIYEMLRSVNPSPYMSYAQFPEFQLVSGSPELLVKKKGQEVSTRPIAGTRSRGRNEEEDIALANELIENEKERAEHVMLVDLERNDLGRVCEYGTVEVDEFMVIERYSHVMHIVSNVRGILSSGKDEFDVLRATFPGGTITGAPKVRTMEIIEELETVRRGVYTGSIGWISFSGEMEFNIAIRTMVAKDGMAHVQAGAGIVIDSNPKHEYKESLKKAMALWKAKELSEAER; this comes from the coding sequence GTGCAACATCTTAGGATTCCTTTAGCAAAAAAATTACCATATAAGCAAAACGATTGGTTCAAACAATATAAAAATTTATCTAAACTAGAGCCTTACCACATACTTTTAGAAAGTGGACGTGGTGGAAGGTATAGCATTATTGGATTAAAACCTTTTGCGTTATTAAAAGGGAAAAATCACGAACTTTTAATTACGGATTTTCAAACTGGTAACCAAATGCTCAGAAATGGAGATCCGCTAGAGCTTATGAAAGAGTGGATGAGTCAATACAAGACTGTTCAGAATCCGAATTTTCCAGATTTTCAAGGTGGAGCGATAGGGTTTGTCAGTTATGACTATGCAAGGTATATCGAGAAGCTACCAACAGAAGCCAAGGATGATTTAGAAACACCCGATCTTTATTTTATGGTTTTTGATGACGTGTTTGTTTTTGATCATCATGAAGAGGTATTATGGTTAATTACCCATTATAAGCAAGATGAGCTAAAATCGGCTGAAGATAAATTGGATTTCTTAGAGAAACTCTGGACGACCCTGGACGATCAGGAATGGCAATATTCATACCAAAATCCATCACAGGGATTATCATATCAGGTTTCCTTAACAGAAAGTGAATTTAAGGATGCGGTGACAAAGATTCAAAATTATATCTCTGCTGGGGACATTTTCCAGGTTAATCTATCTGTAAGGCAATCACAGCCATTACATTCGCATCCATTTTATATTTATGAAATGCTCAGAAGTGTTAATCCTTCTCCATACATGTCTTATGCTCAGTTCCCTGAATTCCAACTTGTTAGTGGCTCACCTGAGCTTTTGGTAAAGAAAAAGGGACAAGAGGTAAGTACAAGACCTATTGCAGGGACAAGGTCTAGAGGAAGAAATGAAGAAGAAGATATTGCATTAGCGAATGAATTAATAGAAAATGAAAAAGAGCGAGCTGAACATGTGATGCTTGTTGATTTAGAACGGAACGACCTAGGACGAGTATGTGAATATGGTACTGTCGAAGTCGATGAATTTATGGTTATTGAAAGGTATTCACATGTGATGCATATTGTCTCAAATGTTAGAGGTATCCTTTCCAGCGGAAAAGATGAATTTGACGTCTTACGAGCAACATTTCCAGGCGGTACGATTACTGGAGCACCAAAGGTTCGAACGATGGAAATTATTGAAGAACTTGAGACTGTGCGAAGAGGGGTTTATACTGGTTCTATAGGCTGGATTAGTTTTTCTGGCGAAATGGAATTTAATATCGCTATCCGTACAATGGTGGCAAAGGATGGTATGGCTCATGTGCAAGCGGGCGCAGGAATTGTCATAGATTCCAATCCGAAGCATGAATATAAGGAATCATTAAAAAAGGCCATGGCATTATGGAAGGCAAAGGAATTGAGTGAAGCTGAGCGTTAG